Within Aerosakkonema funiforme FACHB-1375, the genomic segment TTGGGTAGTAGCGGTAAATATGGTTTCCATATCCAAGGTTTGCCGCATTCTTTGAATTACTTGGGCGATCGCTTTTTCCCGTTCGGCACTTTCTCTGACAGCTACTTCTGCTTTTTTGCGCTCTGTAATTTCAGATTTGGCTTGTTCAAAGAGGGTACATTGCTGAATCGCGATCGCCAGTTGCACAGAAATTTGTTTGAGAGATTCTATTTCCGAAGCGAGCCACTGACGAGGGCTGCTACAGTTATGGACAACCAGCAATCCCCATAATTTTTCATTATAAGAAATGGGAACTACTAAGTTAGCTTTTACTTCAAATTGCGAGAGTAAATTAACGTGGCATTCGCTTAAATCACCTGCGTAAATATTTTCGATCGCCCGAATGCGACCTTGCTGATAAAAAATAGCGTAGTTTTCTCGGAAGCAATTGTCTTCAATATCGATGCCCTTCATCGGCGTCCACCCTTGCGCCACCGATTCGACAGCCACAGATCCACCCCAATCTGGATAAAATTGATAAATAATTGTCCGCTCGGTTGACAAAAACTGCCGCACTTCTTCGACTGCTGTTGTCAGCACTTCCTCCAAGTTGAGAGAGGAACGAATCCGCTCTTGGATCGCACTTACTAGCCGCTCCCTTTTTAGTTTTTGCTCCAGGGCAATTTCCGCTTGCTTGCGATCGGTAATGTCAGTCGCCGAGCCGATCAGCTGTTTCACCTTACCATCAGCGTTTCTGGCGAATACGCTCTCTCTCGTGAGAATATACCGCCATTCTCCTTTGGTATCTCTCACCCGGTATTCCAACTGGAAAATATCGCCATCCGTCGCCGTTTCATATTGTTGGAAATGCGCGGCCATTTTTGGTAAATCTTTAGGGTGAATAATACTTTGGAAAAACGCCCCTCCCATTTCTGGAACTTGTGCTGGGGTATAACCGAGCAAAGTAGCAATTTGACGATTGCTATAAACAGTGCGGCGCTCGATTAGATCGTAAATATATAAAACATTTGGAGAAGCCTGGGTAATCCGCTCAATAAAATGCTTGCTCTGTTGCAAGGCTTCTTCTGCTAACTTGCGATCGCTAATATTGCTAAATGTACAAACCACGCGCTCGATGTTGCCATCATCGCTCAAGTGCGGATCGACATTCAGCAGCAACCAAAGCGTATCTTGTTTGGCAGGACGAAATGCGCCGATAACGAGGTTACGCACGGGCTGACGCTGCACGATCGCTTGCTTTAAAGGATGGCTGTGTTGGGAAACGACATTACCTTTTTCATCGAGTAGCTGCCAATTGAGGTCAAAAGCATTTTTTACTGGGATTTCGTATGGGGAAATACCCAGCAATTCTCTGCCCACTTCGTTAATTAAAATAATTTGGCCATCCGTATCCAGCAGCAGCACTCCTACTGGCATGGTCTCGATCAGCGATCGAAAGCGTTTTTCGCTTTCTTGCAATGCTACTTGCCTAACTAATTGATCTGTATATCGGCGATCGAACAGTGAGGTGACTAACGTTGCAACTAACACGATCAGGGTGCCAACTCCAATCTGAATTGCTAACCAAGAATTATCAGATCTTGCGATTGGGATTTCTTGCCCATCCGGCATTTGTAAAAAGCAAGTCGCCCACATTCCGGTGTAGTGCATTCCGCTGATGCCAATACCCATGACGAAGGCGCTGGATAGTTTCAGCAACGGGATCGACCTCTCCCCCCAGCCTACCTTCCCTAGAACGGTAGACGGGAATGTTTCTCCTTCTCTCGTAGGCAAGAAGGTTGCGGGGTTAGGTTTACTTGCATTGCGAAATTGAAAAGCCAACCACAAGGCAACACTGGATGCGCCGATCGCGATCGCTACCGACAGGGCGACAAGGTGGGGGCGGTAGTGTATCGCCACCGGCACTCTCAGCCCTGCCATACCCAGGTAGTGCATTGAGGCGATCGCCAGTCCCATCGCCGTGCTACCCCCCAGCAGCACCAATAGATTCAGTTGGGGGCGGCTGAATAACAGCAATGCCAATCCCGATGCCACAATTCCATCTAACCAAGAAAGGAAGGTTAGCGGCACGTCGTAGTTGACTGGGATCGGTAGCTGGAAGGCTAACATACCGATGAAGTGCATCGACCATATCCCCGTTCCCATTGCTAGAGCGCCACCCAGTATCCAAGCCAGTCGCGATCGCGGCGATGATGCAGGTGTCACTCGCCCCGCTAAATCTAGTGCTGTGTAGGAGGCGATCGCTGCGATCGTAAATGAGAGGGTTACTAAAATCGGGTCGTAACTGCCAGTAATTATGTCCATAAAAAAATATTTGATAAATTTAAACTGCTGCTCCTTCAGTTACTAAAACTTTTTCAAAACAGCTTTTTGAAGCACGTACTTTTGATTTTAAAGGAATTTTAATTATAAACTCTGTGCCTTTTCCTAATTGAGAATTACATTCTAAAACACCATCGTGTTTTTTGATAATTTGATAAGAAATTGCCAACCCCAGTCCGGTTCCGTAACCTGTGGGTTTGGTGGTATAGAACGGATCGTAAATTTTGGTCATCACTTCTGGACTCATCCCAATGCCGTTATCGGCAATGTAAATTTCTACCTCTTTATGTTCGACTACAACGGTGCGAATGCGTATTTTAGGCTGGTAAACTTGCACCCTGCTAACGTTGTAATTTTCTCGTTCTTCCAGCGCATCAATCGCATTACTCAGAAGATTCATAAACACTTGATTTAGCTGCCCTGCATAACATTCGAGCGGCGGCAAATCCCCATACTCTTTCATCGTTTGGATCGCCGGACGGTGGGGCTGTTCTTTCAAACGATGTTGCAAAATCATTAAAGTGCTGTCAATCCCATCATGGATATTTACTCGTTTCATTTCCGCTTCGTCTAGGCGGGAAAAGCAGCGCAAAGAATTGACAATTTTTTTGATTCGCTCTGCTCCCACTTTAATAGATGCTAAAATTTTCCCCAAGTCTTCTACTATAAAATCTAGTTCGCTTGTGTTAATTTTTTGCTGAATCTCGCCCACTGGCTGAGGATAATGCTTTTGATAAAGTTTAACTGTTTCTAAAATGTCTCGAATATATTCACTTGCCGGAGCAATATTGGCAAAAATAAAGTTGATGGGATTGTTAATTTCGTGAGCTACTCCGGCTACCATTTGCCCCAAAGAAGACATTTTTTCGGTTTGCACAAGTTGAATTTGGGCGCATTTAAGTTCTTTTAGGGTTTTTTCTAACTCTTGCGCTTGGCTGCGAAGTTTGGCTTCCGATTGTCGTAAAGCCGCTTCTGCTAAGGAGCGATCGCAATTTTCCTGTTGCAAAAGTTCATTGGCTCGCTCTAATGCTGCGGTTCTTTCGCGCACCCGCTTTTCTAACTCAATTGTTAGCTGGCTGAGTGCATTTTGAATTTGTTTGCGTTCGGCAATTTCGTTTTGCAAAGCTGCGTTTGCTGCTGTCAGTTGGGCGGGATTGGGTATAGCTATAATTTTCGGGATCAGTTCTATCATTACAGCTGCTGTAGTTATGGAAACAGCTGCTGTAATTGCTTTCAGAAAACCCGATAACCAATAATCGGGATGCCACAGCGTCCAAATTTCCATAATGTGGGTGATGCCGCAGCAGATAATGAAAGAACCGAACAAAAAGAAAATCCAATCAAACGGCACGTCTTTCCGCTTTTTTACTATGTAAATTAGTTCGACTGGAATTAAAAAGTAAGCTAAGGCAATCAGAAAATCTGAAACTATATGCAATCCCACCAATCCAGGCTTCCATAGGTAGCAGTGTCCGTGCGGAATAAAGTAGCCTGAAAAAAAATGATGGAGATTTTCTGTCACGATAAATTATCCTCCCTGGTTGGCAAAAATTTACTTTATTATTGGTGGGTTCCTAAAAAAACTAGGTTTATTCAAAGTTGAATTTGAGAAAACTTTTTATATTTTAAGATACAGTTTAATTGTACCTTGACAGGAAGCAGACGATCGCTCCGTTATAAATATACATTTGCCGACTGTAATGCTAGCTTATTTGCATTTTGGAGTTTACCCTGGCGAGCTCGTCACTCTAAAGATAGATTTTTTTGATTTTTCCCGGAGTGCTGCTGCGCTCCAGAAAAAATAAAGCTGGCAGAATTTTGGTAAAAAAAGTAACAATTCTTAATTTCGATCGCATATAGACCTTCTCAAGTAAATAAATGTTCCCCTTTTT encodes:
- a CDS encoding sensor histidine kinase — encoded protein: MTENLHHFFSGYFIPHGHCYLWKPGLVGLHIVSDFLIALAYFLIPVELIYIVKKRKDVPFDWIFFLFGSFIICCGITHIMEIWTLWHPDYWLSGFLKAITAAVSITTAAVMIELIPKIIAIPNPAQLTAANAALQNEIAERKQIQNALSQLTIELEKRVRERTAALERANELLQQENCDRSLAEAALRQSEAKLRSQAQELEKTLKELKCAQIQLVQTEKMSSLGQMVAGVAHEINNPINFIFANIAPASEYIRDILETVKLYQKHYPQPVGEIQQKINTSELDFIVEDLGKILASIKVGAERIKKIVNSLRCFSRLDEAEMKRVNIHDGIDSTLMILQHRLKEQPHRPAIQTMKEYGDLPPLECYAGQLNQVFMNLLSNAIDALEERENYNVSRVQVYQPKIRIRTVVVEHKEVEIYIADNGIGMSPEVMTKIYDPFYTTKPTGYGTGLGLAISYQIIKKHDGVLECNSQLGKGTEFIIKIPLKSKVRASKSCFEKVLVTEGAAV
- a CDS encoding MHYT domain-containing protein; its protein translation is MDIITGSYDPILVTLSFTIAAIASYTALDLAGRVTPASSPRSRLAWILGGALAMGTGIWSMHFIGMLAFQLPIPVNYDVPLTFLSWLDGIVASGLALLLFSRPQLNLLVLLGGSTAMGLAIASMHYLGMAGLRVPVAIHYRPHLVALSVAIAIGASSVALWLAFQFRNASKPNPATFLPTREGETFPSTVLGKVGWGERSIPLLKLSSAFVMGIGISGMHYTGMWATCFLQMPDGQEIPIARSDNSWLAIQIGVGTLIVLVATLVTSLFDRRYTDQLVRQVALQESEKRFRSLIETMPVGVLLLDTDGQIILINEVGRELLGISPYEIPVKNAFDLNWQLLDEKGNVVSQHSHPLKQAIVQRQPVRNLVIGAFRPAKQDTLWLLLNVDPHLSDDGNIERVVCTFSNISDRKLAEEALQQSKHFIERITQASPNVLYIYDLIERRTVYSNRQIATLLGYTPAQVPEMGGAFFQSIIHPKDLPKMAAHFQQYETATDGDIFQLEYRVRDTKGEWRYILTRESVFARNADGKVKQLIGSATDITDRKQAEIALEQKLKRERLVSAIQERIRSSLNLEEVLTTAVEEVRQFLSTERTIIYQFYPDWGGSVAVESVAQGWTPMKGIDIEDNCFRENYAIFYQQGRIRAIENIYAGDLSECHVNLLSQFEVKANLVVPISYNEKLWGLLVVHNCSSPRQWLASEIESLKQISVQLAIAIQQCTLFEQAKSEITERKKAEVAVRESAEREKAIAQVIQRMRQTLDMETIFTATTQELRQVIKCDRVLVYRFQPDWSGELVAESVGPGWISVMQSQASNPSFTAISTENDRCVVKSFESGNSVIFQDTYLQETKGGFYSKGTNYLAVEDIYNAGFNDCYINLLKQFQAKAYIIVPIFSGKKLWGLLAIYQNSGPRDWQEAEIKIAIQIGNQLGVALQQAELLEQTKKQSEALQKAALAADTANRAKSEFLASMSHELRTPLNAILGFSQMIAGDASLKTQQQEYLGIINRAGEHLLSLINDILEMSKIEAGRTSLNESSFDLIGLLDSVEDMFRLKAQSKGLQLIFERVTDLPKFIKTDEGKLRQVLINILGNAIKFTEKGRVTLRVRVDGSSPSTTNDERSRRKDDRLYFEIEDTGSGICLTETNKLFEPFGQTETGVKSGQGTGLGLPISQKFVQLMGGDIRVSSKLGLGSIFTFDIKISFGDPTEIKTDRSNCKVIGLAPNQIEYRILVVDDRPESRLLLARLFTSIGFQVQEAENGLEAISLWESWEPHLILMDMRMPIVNGYQATKHIKSSLRGQATAIVALSASAFEEDQKMAFDSGCDDFLSKPFQQEELLGKIRKHLGVQYICAESSADASKLAAAKNDSVTTFQLTSDSFKEIPTDLLAQIQKAAVQCSDDIILNLVKQIPPENASIAQALTDLAINYEFEIIQELTKLGVRG